From Solanum stenotomum isolate F172 chromosome 2, ASM1918654v1, whole genome shotgun sequence:
GATTGTTCACCTTCACGGAGTTCCATAATCTATTATCTCAGATTGAGAAACTCAATTTACAACACATTTTTGGAgatcatttcagaaaggtctatGCAATTAGGTAAATCTTAGCACCACTTTTCATCCACAAATTGATGGACAGGCAGAACGTACTATTCAGACGGTTGAGGATATGTTACATCTTTGTGTGTTGGATTTTAAAGAAAGTTGGGATCAACATCTACCTCTTATCGAGTTCGCTTATAATAACAACTTTCAAGCTAGTATTCAGGTGACCCCTTACAAAGCACTATATGGGCGGAAGTGTAGGCCCCCATCCGGTTGGTTTGAGCTCAGGGAAGCAAATTTGCTAGGTCCTAATCTAGTCCAACAAACGATTGAAAAGGTTAAGCTTATTAGAGATCAGCTTTATACAACACACTATCGatagaagtcttatgcagatgttcGCCGACGGAacttagagtttgaggtagaagattgggttttcttgaaagtatCGCCTATGAAGGGAATCATACGATTCGAAAAGAacgggaagctcagtcctaggtACGTTGGATCGTATAAGATTATTTGGAAGATTGGTACGGTGGCATACGAGCTTGATTTGCCTTTAGAATTGGAAGCCGTTCATCctgtatttcatgtttctatgttgCGGAAGTGCATTAGAGATCCTTCACGTATTATGCCCATTGAAAATATTTGTATCACTGAGGATTTATCTTATACAGAGGTACCAATAGTGATTTTGGATCGGCAAGTAAGAAAGCTTCGAAATAACGATGTAGCTTTTGTGAAAGTGTCATGGAGAAATAACGTCGAGGAAATGACTTGGGAAGTGGAAGAGAAAATGAGGAAGGAGTACCCCCAACTGTTTACGACTTGAGGTGAGTCACATTTTAATTATTGGAAATTATTTCTTCACAACGACTTAGTTAGATTTTAAGTAGCTTGAAGGTGAAATTTGTATGTCTTCTTACGAGATAGCTATGCAAAATTTAgtagtaaatttttttagaacttGACTTCAGGTTTGCGACTTTAACAAATATAGAATCGTAAATAAAGTACTATgagaaaacaaaactaaaatacaACCAAGGAATTGTCTAGATCCATTCGCGGGAGAATGTTCATAAGGGGGGGGAGAATGTAAGATCCCATACTTTTCTCTAATCATGCATAATATATGTGGGGTAGTATGGCATGGTTATATGAGGtgtatatgactttgtattgtaCGTTGGAGAATAAGATTGCAAGTAGGTGGCAATATCAAGGAACTAAActaaagttttaggtcaaagggACCCCTCAAACAAAGTTCATCCTCGGGTAGAACTTCGCCCTTTTGGAAGGTTTAACTTGTCCCATACCTTGTGGATAATCCTATGACTGTAAAACATGCTAAGAATAGTGTGTTCTGGGGTATTATAATAGCACAACGATCGTATGCTAAGTTTGGAagtgaagaaaaatagtgaaACTAAAGTCGGCAAAATTTATCgaagtttctctaataatattttcttaactttgggtaaaatgtcttggatgttttctcccaatatataaagaattagaaggcctatcacccattaaatcgaaggaCTGCAAGTCTAGTTTGCAATgcacaaaaccccgtatccAACCGACATCAGACTAAAAatttatgagggttttactacaGACTGCCGGGGAAGAATCCGGGTCGGATCCGGGTAAAAAATGTAGTATATCGGCTTACTCAACCTTTTAatccatgaaaacatttcattttacttCCAAACTAGAAAAAAAGCttaagagagggttcctatggagtacttgcatgatgaaggtcagtttttgatgatttctaccattaaagattaccccgtgcctagaaacgtgatcTCTACACGCGGCAATCATTTTCCCCTTCTGTTAGCTGCGTTTGGAGcaagtttttgaagatataaattcatagttattggtgtttcttcaagctttacacttggttaactaaggtaatcatctcgggactcttttatgattgtttttatgaagttctaCGGACATTTCATCAAGTTGAGGCCATTTGGCAAATCTGCCGATTTAAGAACAATTATCAACTATTTATAGGTGTgtaccagctgtgtatatatagtgtttgcgaagTTTAGGATGTAAGGAACCAATTTTGTGAAGAAGCTACGGCCATTCGAGCGTTCGttgaaaaggtatgttaaggcgaAGCTACGTCCCTCATTTTAGCACCACTCCTGGGAAATTCCTAAAACACCGAATGTGATATTTGGCTATTCTCTTGCTAGAAAGACCTTCAGTGAAAGGCATTGGGATCTCAGCTAAATTATTTCATGATTCTGTTATCTTGATATCTCACTCGTTCGGATAAATAGAGTGTTCGACatctacatgtcattttatGAGTTTCCTTGATTATATGTCCAGACGTATGAATTCATATTCTTCCTTGGGTGATGTGAATTAAAATGTCACGCGAGACCCTTACTACTTGTGACCAGCCCTCTTTCTCAACTAggttattattaaaaaaaatctttaaagtacCTCACGACcttcaaaactctcaaatataatttaaatgtaaactattagaacacttgatttttgaaatatttcttttataaattatgtagGAACCAAGTTAGGAACTAAGTCATCTTAAACTTGCT
This genomic window contains:
- the LOC125855859 gene encoding uncharacterized protein LOC125855859, with product MKGIIRFEKNGKLSPRYVGSYKIIWKIGTVAYELDLPLELEAVHPVFHVSMLRKCIRDPSRIMPIENICITEDLSYTEVPIVILDRQVRKLRNNDVAFVKVSWRNNVEEMTWEVEEKMRKEYPQLFTT